In a single window of the Ramlibacter agri genome:
- a CDS encoding branched-chain amino acid ABC transporter permease, protein MITWSNFLSQLFNGLALGALLALIASGLTIIYGTLGVLNLAHGAMFMVGGYAGYAAWQASGSFLLALLAGTLCVGLLGVLMERVIIRHFYQRPGEDQLLVTFGLAICFVEIIRLIFSSLTKTVTPPSLLSGITNLGIMFYPTYRLAVVGIVAIALLVLYVVLYRTRLGLIVRAGIDDAVMVDSLGIDVYRVFMIVFGIGSMAAGFAGIVNAPVVSLTPEVGEAILVQTFVVVVIGGVGSFPGAILGGLIAGEIISLTSMVNPGYAYVMLFAAMTLVLLVRPHGLLGTRGRE, encoded by the coding sequence ATGATCACCTGGTCGAACTTCCTCTCGCAGCTGTTCAACGGCCTCGCTCTCGGCGCCTTGCTGGCGCTGATAGCGTCCGGGCTGACGATCATCTACGGCACGCTGGGCGTGCTGAACCTGGCTCATGGCGCCATGTTCATGGTGGGCGGCTACGCAGGCTATGCGGCCTGGCAGGCGAGCGGGTCCTTCCTGCTCGCCCTGCTGGCAGGCACGCTGTGCGTCGGCCTGCTGGGCGTGCTGATGGAGCGCGTCATCATCCGGCACTTCTACCAGCGACCCGGGGAGGACCAGCTATTGGTCACCTTCGGGCTGGCGATCTGCTTCGTCGAGATCATCCGGCTGATCTTCTCCAGCCTCACGAAGACGGTGACGCCGCCTTCGCTGCTGTCCGGCATCACCAACCTGGGCATCATGTTCTACCCGACCTACCGGCTGGCGGTGGTCGGCATCGTGGCCATCGCGCTGCTGGTGCTCTACGTGGTGCTCTATCGCACGCGGCTGGGCCTGATCGTGCGCGCCGGCATCGACGACGCGGTGATGGTCGACTCGCTGGGCATCGACGTCTATCGGGTCTTCATGATCGTCTTCGGTATCGGCTCGATGGCGGCGGGTTTCGCCGGCATCGTCAATGCGCCGGTGGTGTCGTTGACGCCCGAGGTCGGTGAAGCGATCCTGGTCCAGACCTTCGTGGTGGTTGTCATCGGTGGCGTCGGCTCCTTCCCGGGCGCCATCCTCGGCGGACTCATCGCCGGTGAGATCATCAGCCTGACATCCATGGTCAACCCCGGCTATGCCTACGTGATGCTGTTCGCTGCCATGACCTTGGTGCTGCTGGTGCGGCCGCACGGCCTGCTGGGCACGCGGGGGCGCGAGTGA
- a CDS encoding substrate-binding protein, which yields MKHERSSSPSRRSVLRAGIGAAGGLALPSLLVTPAHAADQPPIGTWPAGTQGDSVFIGISVPRTGTYAVQGEDELKGYQLAIEHINEGHPLIKAISPKTTKGVLGKQLKFGVADSAAKPNDAVQAQQRFITENKAIMITGGTSSAVAVALNKLAQREKVLFVCGISGSNDTTGKDCVRYGVRQNFYGQTAADAIGPALLKAYGKNKKMAFMTPDYTYGHTVTKSVNDFLTKNGGWQMVTNQVSPLGAPDYSSYLTNIANSGAEFLINVNWGHDAVLSTQQAKQFGLLPKMKLVIPYQIPFLAREVGPDVTEGVYAATDFWWTMEDKYPLAKQFVETFEKKFGYKPEWGAENAYMEFALWAEAVEHAGTFYPPDVIKSYESPRKLNSFVGEVSWRPEDHQLIRPVVIVRGKKPSAMRNKEDYWEVVEVVPGAGLMQKPDAFGCNLGGYT from the coding sequence ATGAAGCATGAGCGTTCCTCTTCCCCCAGCCGGCGCAGCGTGCTGCGCGCAGGCATCGGCGCCGCCGGGGGCCTTGCATTGCCATCGCTGCTGGTCACGCCAGCCCATGCGGCGGACCAGCCGCCGATAGGCACCTGGCCCGCGGGCACGCAGGGCGATTCGGTCTTCATCGGCATCTCGGTGCCACGCACCGGCACCTACGCGGTGCAGGGCGAAGACGAACTCAAGGGCTACCAGCTGGCCATCGAGCACATCAACGAAGGCCACCCGCTGATCAAGGCGATCTCGCCGAAGACCACCAAGGGCGTGCTCGGCAAGCAGCTGAAATTCGGCGTCGCCGACTCGGCCGCCAAGCCCAACGACGCGGTGCAGGCGCAGCAGCGTTTCATCACCGAGAACAAGGCGATCATGATCACCGGCGGCACTTCGAGTGCCGTGGCGGTCGCGCTGAACAAGCTGGCGCAGCGCGAGAAGGTGCTGTTCGTCTGCGGCATCTCGGGCTCCAACGACACCACCGGCAAGGACTGCGTGCGCTACGGCGTGCGGCAGAACTTCTACGGCCAGACCGCCGCCGACGCCATCGGCCCGGCCCTGCTGAAGGCCTACGGCAAGAACAAGAAGATGGCGTTCATGACGCCCGACTACACCTACGGCCACACGGTGACGAAGTCGGTGAACGACTTCCTCACCAAGAACGGCGGCTGGCAGATGGTGACCAACCAGGTCTCGCCGCTGGGCGCGCCGGACTACAGCTCCTATCTCACGAACATCGCCAACTCGGGCGCCGAGTTCCTGATCAACGTGAACTGGGGCCACGACGCGGTGCTGTCAACGCAGCAGGCCAAGCAGTTCGGCCTGCTGCCGAAGATGAAGCTGGTGATCCCGTACCAGATCCCCTTCCTCGCGCGCGAGGTCGGCCCGGACGTCACCGAGGGCGTCTACGCCGCCACCGATTTCTGGTGGACGATGGAAGACAAGTACCCGCTGGCCAAGCAGTTCGTCGAAACCTTCGAGAAGAAGTTCGGCTACAAGCCCGAGTGGGGCGCCGAGAACGCGTACATGGAGTTCGCGCTCTGGGCCGAGGCTGTGGAGCACGCCGGCACCTTCTACCCGCCGGACGTGATCAAGTCCTACGAGTCGCCGCGCAAGCTCAACTCCTTCGTCGGCGAAGTGAGCTGGCGGCCGGAAGACCACCAGCTGATCCGCCCGGTGGTCATCGTGCGCGGCAAGAAGCCGAGCGCGATGCGCAACAAGGAAGACTACTGGGAAGTGGTGGAAGTGGTCCCGGGCGCCGGCCTGATGCAGAAACCGGACGCCTTCGGCTGCAACCTCGGCGGCTACACCTGA
- a CDS encoding bifunctional methylenetetrahydrofolate dehydrogenase/methenyltetrahydrofolate cyclohydrolase, whose amino-acid sequence MTAQIIDGNALAKKTREEVAGRTAALKAKGVEPHLAIILVGEDPASQVYVKHKVADSEQTGLKATLERYPATMSEADLLARVQALNADAKVHGILVQLPLPRHMDAQKVIETIAPAKDVDGFHVQSAGALLTGLPGFWSCTPYGCLKLIDSIGFDLKGKNAVVIGRSNNVGKPMALMLLGRDATVTLCHSRTKDLKAHTLMADVIVAAVGRRNVVTADMVKPGAVIIDVGMNRNDEGKLCGDVDFAGVKEVAGWITPVPGGVGPMTRAMLLVNTIEAAERAA is encoded by the coding sequence ATGACCGCCCAGATCATCGATGGCAACGCGCTCGCCAAGAAGACGCGCGAAGAAGTCGCCGGCCGCACGGCTGCCCTGAAGGCCAAAGGCGTCGAGCCGCACCTCGCCATCATCCTGGTGGGCGAGGACCCGGCCAGCCAGGTCTACGTGAAGCACAAGGTGGCCGACAGCGAGCAGACCGGCCTGAAGGCCACGCTGGAGCGCTACCCCGCGACCATGAGCGAGGCCGACCTGCTCGCCCGCGTGCAGGCGCTGAACGCCGACGCCAAGGTGCACGGCATCCTGGTGCAGCTGCCGCTGCCCAGGCACATGGACGCGCAGAAGGTCATCGAGACCATCGCGCCGGCCAAGGACGTCGATGGCTTCCACGTGCAGAGCGCGGGCGCCCTGCTCACCGGCCTCCCCGGCTTCTGGTCCTGCACGCCCTATGGCTGCCTGAAGCTGATCGACTCGATCGGCTTCGACCTCAAGGGCAAGAACGCCGTCGTCATCGGCCGCAGCAACAACGTCGGCAAGCCGATGGCGCTGATGCTGCTCGGTCGCGATGCGACGGTCACCCTGTGCCATAGCCGCACCAAGGACCTGAAGGCGCACACGCTGATGGCCGACGTCATCGTCGCCGCCGTGGGCCGTCGCAACGTCGTGACCGCGGACATGGTGAAGCCCGGCGCCGTCATCATCGACGTCGGCATGAACCGCAACGACGAAGGCAAGCTGTGTGGCGACGTCGACTTCGCGGGCGTCAAGGAAGTCGCGGGCTGGATCACGCCCGTGCCCGGTGGCGTCGGCCCGATGACGCGCGCGATGCTGCTGGTGAACACGATCGAAGCCGCCGAACGCGCCGCTTGA
- a CDS encoding response regulator transcription factor yields the protein MSLIPKKGTVYVVDDDEAVRDSLQWLLEGKDYRVRCFDSAESFLARYDPREVACLIVDIRMGGMTGLELQDRLVERKSPLPVVFITGHGDVPMAVNTMKKGAMDFIQKPFKEDELVSLVERMLERAKDTFAEYQSAASRDALLSKLTSREAQVLERIVAGRLNKQIADDLGISIKTVEAHRANIMEKLNANTVADLLKIALGQTPPKA from the coding sequence ATGAGCTTGATTCCCAAGAAGGGCACCGTGTATGTGGTGGACGACGACGAGGCCGTCCGCGATTCGCTGCAATGGTTGCTCGAAGGCAAGGACTACCGGGTCCGCTGCTTCGATTCCGCGGAGAGTTTCCTCGCCCGCTACGACCCGCGCGAAGTCGCCTGCCTGATCGTCGACATCCGCATGGGTGGGATGACGGGCCTGGAACTGCAGGACCGGCTGGTGGAGCGCAAGTCGCCTCTCCCAGTGGTCTTCATCACCGGCCACGGCGACGTGCCGATGGCGGTGAACACCATGAAGAAGGGCGCGATGGATTTCATCCAGAAGCCCTTCAAGGAAGACGAACTGGTGAGCCTGGTCGAGCGCATGCTCGAACGCGCCAAGGACACCTTCGCCGAATACCAGAGCGCCGCCAGCCGCGACGCCCTGCTCTCCAAGCTGACCTCGCGCGAGGCCCAGGTGCTCGAACGCATCGTGGCCGGCCGCCTGAACAAGCAGATCGCCGACGACCTGGGTATCAGCATCAAGACGGTGGAGGCGCACCGCGCCAACATCATGGAAAAGCTGAACGCCAACACGGTGGCCGACCTGCTGAAGATCGCTTTGGGCCAGACTCCTCCGAAAGCCTGA